CGaatgcatttgtccctaaccatcgggaacccccACATTAACTTtcatcgagtggaaaaaagttagcattcatcctccagcttcactgtgtttatgttatgcaaACACAGATTTGTTTCTAGcgatcacatagcacatcattatatatcagctagtccaacttcagtgtATAAAAGGCTCTGAGATTTTATGTCCTGCAATATTGTTTAGGGTGGAGTTGCGGGAAATGACATAGGCAGAGGTTTGAGGTACTGCACTGCTGCTCCAGAAGGGAAGATTGTATTTCTgagttagtttttgtttttacctccTCGTGTAAGTTGTGTTCCTGTTTGGCATCACCGTGATGCTCCGAGTGTTAAGTTCATGACTAGAAGTAAGTTTCCTTAAATATGTTATTTTCCGATCCTGATGTTTGCCGTGGCTTTACGCTCTACTGCGTTGTAGCAGCGCATTTTTCACCTTGTGGTTAAAGGCATGTGCCACTGGCTGCTGCCATTATGTAGTAGCTTATTTGGCCACACGATGGCGCCAAAGTTCCTCGTCGATGGTTAGAGTGACTGTTTCTGCTTATAGTATCGCATTACCGCTGTGCTTAATTGGAGTTATTATATATTATGTCATGGATATATTTATATGGATGTGTTGGTTTATTTCATTGGATATTTTTGAATTTATATTAGTTGGGCTGCTGCTGTAATATACTCGGTCTCATGGCAATTTATTTGTTACTACAGACTGCTGGCAACACTGAGCATCTAGTTGGCAATAAAACGGCTGGCGGTGACAATCCAGCAAAGTGGAAGCATCTTGTCCTCCTTCCTGTATCCTGACCGATACACTATCTTGTTAGCTGCTGAACCTAAAAGAACTAGCCCTCACCTAACACTTCTCAACATTCAGTAACCCTACataagtcactgctgtttagttttctgtcttcatttatgtctgaAGTGATaccagagctgtacgttttaattttttcaaaaatctctcagtcagaatgTATACGGTATATTGtatttaggtggaaactagtgagctaacttcctgctaacttctaacttggttaaatttaataaattttgTTTCATGGATGTCTGGATGTTAAACGGATTACGGCTGGGATTattccgcgaggctcctgactatggtagccGTAATgttccgacaatccatcaagcggtgcggcttcgtagcttaccaaagtcgtactaaaacattttttgacagatttttgaacGCTGTGTACCACTTAATTCAAGGTCAGTAGGCataaccagaattcatacataaagcGCACCGGATTATGAGGCccactgttgatttttgagaaaattaaaggattttaagtgtgccttatagtgcGAAAAATAAGGTAATTCACTTCTTCCCTACCTTTATAGCATCCTTTCATGTTATTCCTGATTGTGTCTGTCAGACTGTTGTAGATCAGTTTCTTTTGTGTGAGGATGATTTTGTTGAgctttgtcttcatttttttttccttagaaACATGAAATATGGATTAAAATTGTTTAAAACAACATCAAGGTAAAATAACTACAAGTTCAGTGTTTAAATTACTTTCTAATAATAGGTAAGCTAACAGGTTCATGGATAGGGAAGttttttttacctctgtctGGAGAAATGTCAGTTgcaatttgacatttttgtactTTTCAATCAGTGAATCAGTGCTGAGTGAAAACGCATCAATGGCCCCAttgaaatttccacattttAGGTCGTTTCTGAATGTGGCAAAGATGTGGTTTATAATAGCAGCATTAGCAAGTTTATGATATATTGCAATTTGGATACATGTATTGTTGTATATATTGGTGCTGTTCAGAATTAGATTATTCTCACGGGAAGGTATCTCTGAATTTTTCATCAATCCTTTCAGTCAAACAAGACGCTAATATCATGTTGAGGTCTTTTCGTTTccctttgtttggtttttggatGCCACCATTCCCAACTGCAAACTTTAGCGTCTGGTGAAAAGCTCCGCCACtcattttctgaaacaaaacagaattttatttattttttaaacacatggTCACAAAGTATCCTGAGGTTTTGATCcagtaattaaaacacatacacTGGGGTATAAGAAGGACTTCAGTTTTCTTTCACATAAATTTGGGGATTTTTCTACTCCCTCCCGTAGGCCTTGTTCAAAAGCTTTTATAATGTCTTCAATTGCTTTTTTGACTTGATTAAGTTGGATGCTCAAGTTTCCCTCAAGGTCCGCACGCACATCATTTGTTTGTTCAAgctgaaataaaagaaagatcATCATTTAAAGCAGGAAAACATCACATAATGGTTCTTTACTCATTTTTGAGGCGGTCTTGACAAACCCAAGTTTTTAATATGAATCTCATGCATAAGTTCAGTCAGATAGGTCTGTCATCATTCATCTGCCTCTGTCTATTCATTATGTCACTTCGATTTTCCCACACTATAGAACTCATTACTCTAGTCTGATCATTTTTTGCCTTCTGCAAACCAATCAGTCTCTGTTCTCTGTGCTTTTATATGATCTTTTGTCATTCTGCCTTTCAGACTCTCATTCATGCAACTCGCCTCCTCCCCATCTTCACCTCAACCTTCCTGCGGTCACTCAGAGCCCCATTCAAACTACCATTTTCACTACCCTAAGAATCTAGACTCTCGGGGTCCTGTCCTAACTCCCATCATTTCTGTGCTCTCATTGGTTCACTGGAGTCTCATTGGTAAATACCTATTTAATCAAAttctgtatctcaataaatAATATTCAGTTCTTCCAAATAATCTCTCCCCTTTCAATCACTAATAATAAATTACCACATATAGATTTATGATGTCCAGTATCCCACATTTTCAGTGAAGGTCAGCATGTCTTACAATATGTTAATATACTTTAGTGAACATTTTATGAACATTTGAATTTTAAGCATTTTCTTATGACCTTCAAGAATATTATGAATGGCTTTATTGCCTGATCTTACCACTTCTCTGCTTTTGGCCCCTTGAATCAAAGACAGTATCCCATAAGCTCCAGACACATAGTTTGAGGTCTCTGAATGAGCATCattcagatttttcaaaatttCCTTAAGTTTCAGTATTTCTGTAAAGAATTGACAAAGAAATATAAATCTGAGCAATATATTTTCtgttacacaaaaacatacCATCACGGGTAGTGACCTCACCTACCATTGTGATCTGGATTTACATTCTCCCCTTTGAGGAACTCTTTGGAGCTCACTGTGAAGACTTTGAAACAATCCTCACTGAAGTGATCCTGAGAACATTTTTGTTAGTCAGTTTTTACTTTTGGACCGTTTAAGAAGATAATTGCTTTAGATTTTGCTGTCAGATTATAGATTTACCTTAATCTGATTCTGCTTTTTGAATTCCTTCATCACTGCATTCttgactttgtttcttttagaaaggaaataaaaattgGATGTAAAAGTAATTTATTGTTAGTATTGTAGTGGAAAATTTCAATTATTCTTATTTAAGGTGCAAGCATTTGTGTGCATACTCAGTTGTGGCACTGTAATGAAAACTTCCACTGAACAGTCTAAAACTAGATGAACTTATTTCAGCCTCAGTAGTTGAAGAAAATAACTCCTTTTGCAGGTGCTGATAACGCCAAGAGCACGAAACAGGATACCCATTGTTCAGTTAGGTTTCATAGCGAGCTGGGTGATGTGTTGTATGATCACTTTCGGACAACCttccttttttggggggaataAATAAAGGTGTGAGAGCTGCACTTCTGTTTCAGAGACTGCATGACGGTGCTTCACTGCGTGTAATCTCTCTCATGCGCATGATAATAAAGAATGTTCATTATAGCTGAATGTGTCTGCAGACTTTGTTAATTAAATTTCCACAACAGTATTTATCTAATTAGAAACTTAttaaaacacatatacatagattttttttaaatgtataacttttaaacatgacttttaaacaacaaagcaacataaaagTGAAGTGTATGGTCACCATGTGCATCTGTGCCAAACTTTCTTTGTAATTTGAATTTTTGGTATATTTGACTTACATATCATCTGGTTTTTCATGATCTAACTTGGTGCAGATAAAATGAATTTGCTGACACTCGCCACCATTTCCCAGCAGGCTGCTGGCATCTTCCAGGATCTCCCAGGCTTCTTTTTCTGATGCTGCTCGATTCATTGCAGTCACAATCCACACAGTTGAACAACTGGCAACAAACTGAAAAGGAAATGAATGTATGTAAATTATGAATAACTAATGCTTTGAAGAAAGATGACATGACTTCTCTGAATTACCTCTTTCCACATTTGATCTCTGCTTGTGTTAGTGTCACCATTTCCAGGAAGGTCCACGAGTGTGACATGATCAAGAAAATCATTGTCTGGCACTTTGACAGTCACACACTTCACAAGCGGCCAGTACCACCTCTTTACTTCTTCTGTCTCATTTGACTCACTTCTTGTATATCTCACAAATTCTTCAGACAACCCTTCAGcctgcaaaaaaccccaacaacaagaTAAATACAAGCCAATTGAATATATGTGCTCATAACAAAGGTTTTAATGATTGCATGAAAAAGAAGACGGGAAATTAAAATAAGACATCCTAtctcaaaaatctgaaatgaaAACCAGGAAAATAAATCCAAAGTaattagatgtttttttttatttaaaaaaaagaaaaaaaagaaacttttatattttctgtGGATCACAGTAAGTGgcctggttcttatatagtgatTTCTTTTACTGCATGTAAAcatttaaagcactttataaaacTTGCCTCATTACctcaagcacttttttctggGTATGTTATTTCTAgctaacatttacacacattcattctctgatggatgcatcgaaGATCAACTGGAGGTTAAGTAGATATTTGGCACGCAGACTTGAgggagccagggattgaaccaccaaccctctgattagtaggtgacctgctcgaCCTTCCGAGCAGGAGTTTTACAAATGTGAAACTCTTGAACACCTCCACAAAGAAAACTGCAAGCTCCATAGTAACAGGATAATCAGACAGCAACAGGATAGTAAACCATAAAATTTTAACCACCACAGTTTCActtggttttttgtttcttgtttgaTGGATGTCAAACATTTTTGAAATGAGGCACATCAACATATTGCCGACATATATCTGCTCAGCAATAAACTGCAGCAACATCTGGTTCACCAGTgctttgtgtctgtctgcacTTTCCATTAGGGAGGCATTACATAGCGTGGACATCTTCCTGCTGCAAAGGTGCAGCATCAGGGTAGCTTAACGTTGCTTGGGTAACTATTGACTGCTCACTATGTGATGTTCATAAGCCACACACTGCTATGTATCTCACCCAAACTGTGGTCTAATATATGCTTTAAACTGCAAGTATTCCTTTGTTCTAGAAGAACCAGATTTTATTTTGATCTGTATTACTGCACACTTACTGAGTCACTTTCCAAAATTTTTATCTTGGACATTCGAAACTCTGGAATATCTCTGAAATATTTGTTGTCCATGAGGCTGTGAGTGGatctttctttccactcttctCCATACAGTGCTGATAACTTTCCATCAGGGTCAAGAAAATCAGCAttaccaccaccatcatcatcatcatcttttttCAAGAGCCAGTTTTAGGGACTGCACCTCATTTTCCCAatcctaaaaaagaaaaagaattttaataaagcagttTTTGTATCTTCATTCTAACACATTACTTTACAAAAAATCACAATATTCATATTTCATTCTACCTCTTTTGTAATGAACTCGATGTGTGCCTCATACTTTGATCCATTGGTTGCCTCCACCTTTATCATCACTGAGGTACATGCACTGACACTTCCAGAAGGCAACAGGCCCTCCTTATTTATGATGGCATTGATTAAAGAGCTCTTTCCAGCCCCAGTTTTACCAAAGACACCAACCAGGTGCCTCTTTTCTGTCTCCAAATCCTTGATTTTATCCCTGTTGAACAAGTTTAAATATGGATTAACTGACCCATTCTCAGAAACATCaaactgaaaatgcagtgaaatcagaaagatttgtttttaaaaatgtgttgaaaAAAATTCACCTTACTACTGGAACAAACTACACAGCTCCATGTTGAGCTCTGACTGAGTTTAAATCTTTAGTATGTTTATTATACCAAATCCCAGCAAAATGTTACAGACTGTCCAAACTTCCTGGGAAATGGTTGGAAGAACATCCAACAAAAATAGAAAATCTTTATTACTCACTTTAGGAAAGTGCTGAGCTTGTCACGGCCATGTAGTCCTTCACTGACACATCTCATTATGTCTTTGACATCAGACAgtatttctgtttctgtcagAGGGGAAGTAAAAAAGTAATAAGGAGGAACCTGGAACCAGTGTAATGCAAATATGGTCCACTGATATGCAAAGCAGGAATGTGAGGAtttcatatatgtgtgtgtacctgACTGGGATCCTGCTGTACAGTTGTCTTGTCGTTTAGGAGATGGTTGCCATTCGCTGAACTCACTCTGAGAAAGATCTgactttcttttccttttggatttaaacaaaataataaatttaaaaaaaatctatgaatATTGAAACTTCTGATCATGGTATATTTTAGATGTTGCAAAAATAAtactgtgaaaataaaaaaataaattagatgTATTAAAATGAGAGTGAGATACATTTTTCTCACCTTTTTCACTTATCGATGGCAAatcctgtggatgcatataaatATTCAgctttcatatttaaaattaaattattataaattgTACATGTATGCATAATTGAATTTATAGAAGAAATCATTGCTCCTGTACAGAAACAATTTGTTCTTTAACAAACTGTCAAAAACTTTCGCATGCACTTTTTATAATGTACATACTTATATGGACATATATTCTCAACTAGcacagagatttttaaaaaatggaaaactTTTGCATTCTTGCCTCTCAGTAAACATGATCCCATGAGTCAATATTTCTGCCTAATTCAGCACCAGTGACACAGACCTAGAGACCAGTTGGTGACCACCCCATCCCTGGCAACCACCAGCTGTTAGGGTAAAATGTGTATTCCAACATCAGGCAACTACAACAGTTGTTTAGTGGTTGGTGGAGGTTGTAAGAACTTTAAGTCGCAGGGTGGTGTTAAGGCTTGTGTGACTGGGGCTTTGCTTTGACTCAGATCACCTTAGTGTATATATATGAAGAATGAAGGCATGCTGGTTCATTATCTGAATTTCAATAACCCTTACCTGATCCAAATCAGTTGTTGCTATCACTATGTAGCAGGGTGTGGTTTTTGCAGGGTGACACAATAGGACTTTCATGAATTTCCCCATGCACATTAGTGGTGTGAGATACTGCTGGATTTGGTATCCTTTTATACTAAGTAAATAAAGGCCCAGTATCAACGATTCTGATACAGATACTGATGCTTTTTAATAATTATGGTGGATGGTGGATCAAACTGCTAAATCAGAATGAATTTTCCTGACCTGTAAGtgtttgggggattttttttctttggattATTAATTACAACCAAGGACAGAAAACATATAATGAGAAGTCTGTATCACATCTACTTGTAGTTTAAATATAGTAACTGCACAGTATCCCTTTTACAGTTAAAACAAAAGGGTTATGATATATTTGGGATATTTGTTTCAATTACAATATATGTTATTATGACACTTGAAAGCAGCAGCACTTAGATAGATGGCCAGGTTGCCTCTTTGATGAATCTAGGAGtaacaaagaaacagaaactagtatcccaaaaagttgattctgttcatttggactgttttcagtgggagaaacatttcatcactcatccaagtgacttcttcagtctcagctgactgcaggtttccccaaaccttataaacattTGCACTTTATATAGTTGGGAAAacttgggatttacttacctggatgattgagcatgtatCAAGACAGAAACTAATATCAGTCTCATTATGCTCCTATTTATCAATATCAATACAAACTTTGGTATCTATATTTTGGTTCGATCCGCCCACCATCAGGGCCATGCAGAGATGtttaaaggggcgggtgctcaaagttaaaaacagGCACATAGAACCaggctgaacaacaacacacattctttaagaatctaatatggaatCGCATCATACTACATcactgttttacctgatggggtacaatgttgctgttgaggagtttctgctgctcctgctcctGATAGTGCAGGAGGAACGGGCTGTGTTGTTAATAGTTATTGTTGAGGGGAACAGACAggactccacacacacacaaaaataaacaaaaaatagtaataaaaataaaaaaataaataaaaatttgacTCAAGAAAAGGGCACTTGGACACCCATCAGGAAAGTGGCAGGTGCTCAAccaccccccctcccccccccccgcacGAGCCTGCCCACCACTAATACACACATCTAACTTTCACCAACTCCTCCAACAATGCTCCAGGCCAAACTGGTGGACTAGTCTGCGTGCAACCCCAATTCCCTGTCGTACAATCCCTTGGCACCTTACCAGAATGCTGTACATCCCTCCTCGACCAGAGTTGGGTGTAAACATCCCGGCATCTCTGTACACGTGCTGCACCTCCATGGCGTCCTCCTGGCATTCCTGATGAGAATGTCCCAGGTTCCCACTCTGCTCACACACCTGTCCCTGTGTCTGTGGAGCCACCAGTGAGCCAGGTACAGCGTCTGTCCCTGCCAGGACCTGGGGATAGAAAGCAGAGAGGAAATGGTTTTTGGAGCGTAGCCAGTGGTCCTCGATGGTCAGTGTTGCTGGCACAGGCCCAGAAAGTTTGCTCCTTGGGGCCAGTAGGGTACCAAAAAGTGATCATCTGCCAAAAAGGGGTTTCCAGCATTTGCCAAAATATTTACTGCAGGAATTTAAGCTGTTATAAATTACTTGTTGACTTAAAATCTCTCAAAAATATCGCTCATGACGAATATCAAGTAACTTAGAGAACATTTCTATCAAAAAGTAGCTACTGCAATCTTTTTTTTGGGCAAAGTAACTGTTATATATCCTTTAGTTATCCAGGTAAAAAGTAATTGacgatgaaaatgtttttttcaagaGAGAGCTAGCCAAGAGGGCATCAGAAATAACAAATATAACATCACAGTTCTATAATCAAAAAGAACTGGATTGATGACAA
This genomic window from Oreochromis niloticus isolate F11D_XX unplaced genomic scaffold, O_niloticus_UMD_NMBU tig00000426_pilon, whole genome shotgun sequence contains:
- the LOC112844607 gene encoding uncharacterized protein LOC112844607, encoding MSNPQNLQQGHALAQWLADMADLQQQQAVLQQQQAVLHQRQKRMLQNLLTLSGAAANPLHLDELSPEDNRHMPPNLEAIVRLAEDHLAARTENPRRSQPGEVLAGTDAVPGSLVAPQTQGQVCEQSGNLGHSHQECQEDAMEVQHVYRDAGMFTPNSGRGGMYSILDLPSISEKGEKNFDVSENGSVNPYLNLFNRDKIKDLETEKRHLVGVFGKTGAGKSSLINAIINKEGLLPSGSVSACTSVMIKVEATNGSKYEAHIEFITKEDWENEVQSLKLALEKR
- the LOC100701412 gene encoding nuclear GTPase SLIP-GC encodes the protein MDNKYFRDIPEFRMSKIKILESDSAEGLSEEFVRYTRSESNETEEVKRWYWPLVKCVTVKVPDNDFLDHVTLVDLPGNGDTNTSRDQMWKEFVASCSTVWIVTAMNRAASEKEAWEILEDASSLLGNGGECQQIHFICTKLDHEKPDDINKVKNAVMKEFKKQNQIKDHFSEDCFKVFTVSSKEFLKGENVNPDHNEILKLKEILKNLNDAHSETSNYVSGAYGILSLIQGAKSREVLEQTNDVRADLEGNLSIQLNQVKKAIEDIIKAFEQGLREGVEKSPNLCERKLKSFLYPSKMSGGAFHQTLKFAVGNGGIQKPNKGKRKDLNMILASCLTERIDEKFRDTFPNDLKCGNFNGAIDAFSLSTDSLIEKYKNVKLQLTFLQTEEKKMKTKLNKIILTQKKLIYNSLTDTIRNNMKGCYKEAAAFKGTGTLKNMRDTIERHVESKMDMFEEAKNAMLKQLNDLKETVLRTLEKTMKESIEHSLKTEACSLPDVLEYLEMVKKHYDELNGGQDEKK